Part of the Vitis vinifera cultivar Pinot Noir 40024 chromosome 13, ASM3070453v1 genome is shown below.
AAGCAAATCGTTGAAAGGAGGGTTTGTTAGATTTTTTGGGTGAAAGGGTGTTGGGGATGAAGCTTCTCAAGGGGATCAACGAGCACTGCGTATCCACCAATTTAGgtttaaaaaagatataaaactgACACCCTTTATCAGAGACATTTCTCCTGATATTCTCAGATTGATAATCATAAATTGTCTTTCCTACCCATAGTGGTTGGGTTTTTGGAATGTGCATTGTCATCAACACTTTGATCAATAAGATCTCTGGAGATTGTTTATTTAGCTTCTCTTCTTAACTTGTGCCAtagtcatttattttcatttagctAAACTGAATAGAGCTTCGACCTAATTTTGGTTCATTTATGCAAATCATATCTCCTGTGCCACTTCTGCAGCTGATCCTATTTCCTAGTAGTCAGTTACTCAAGGAACTTGCTAATGGGTATGACCTATCTGGCCAGTCTTAGATTCTAGAATGCCAACTTCTCTATggatattcatattttttaagtgTACTAATTTAAAGATGTAAAAGACTATTGCATACCATTTGTGCAAActatagtaaaatattttatataagttCCACTTCATGAtcagtttctttttcttaattttaagaAGCCATATTGgttcaatattttctaaatcatCTGTGGAATATTATTACTACATGAAATATGTCGCTAATTATTCATGACTTGAGCAAATCGTTATGAACTCTTCTAGAATAGATGTATATGTTTCAATGCTTCCTCCTGGCTATAACTAGTATGCAGGCACCTCTACTACCCACCTTCCACCACATTTGCACACATGAACAAAGGAAACGAACAAAAAGAGCCTTTGACTTGGACAGCTAAAATCTGGCTGAAGGAGATGCATGTGCTTGGGTTAGGAGGTGGTGTTGAAAAACCATTTGTTAGATCTCTGTGAGCATGTGTCCTATAAGGCAAAAAGGTATTCATATTTTGATAGAGCTGATCCCAAGCATTTGGGTATAGGGCCTTGTTTTGTTGAGTTGGAATTGATTCTAGGAATTCTTGTGGAATCTCTCGGATGTATTCATAATTTGTTAATTAATTCTGAGATCCTGGGCAGTTCTTGCTGCAGAATGATGTACTGTATCACATCTTTGACATTATGGTTAAGGAACAGAATgacaaatgaaaaatagaagttAGTTTATAGGATGTGCATGGGACTTTTCTATGGGCCTataaatgtaattataatatatttgaaataacAAACATGTGATTGGTAGCCCTTGAGGcctggttcaaggaggttgggATGGGCATGTGGGAGTTCTGGGTTTGAGTCTTAGcagagaaaataataataagaagttttactttaaaaaaatctgTATTTTCTTAATTACCAGTAGTCTGAATGAAAATGGTGTACTTTGGTTTCTTTTTGGATAGAATAAGTAATTAACTCATGCATTCTAATATGCATAGTTCTGCCACATATTCTATTATCCTTGATCTTTATGTCCCTTGTTGATACCGTTTTTTATTTGGCTCTGATTTTTgagggactttaatgattgggagatggagatGATAGGGAACTTGTTGCATGTGTTGAGGGATTTCAAGCCTTCTATGGAGGAAGACTCAGTCCGTTGGAAGGGAGGAAGGAATGGTAAATTTAGGGTGAAAGAAGCCTATAGATTGGTGACCAGACCGAATGATATTGGTTTTCCTGCTagatgcatttgggtggattCAGTTCCAACCAAGGTTGCATTCTAcgcttgggaggctacttgggggAGGGTGCTCACTCTTGATAGacttcagaaaagaggatggcaGCTTCCTAACTGCTGTTTTctatgtggttgtgaagaagaaactgtaaatcacattcttattcattgtatagTAGTCAGAGTTTTGTGGGATATTGTTCTTGGGTTATCAGGTGTGCAGTGGgtttttccagaaactgtaaaggaggttctaactagctggaggggccctttcgtgggaaagaaaaggaaaaagatatggaaatccattccgttgtgtattttttggacggtttggaaggaaagaaataggttagcttttaggggAGGAGAGCTTAATATCCAAAagcttaagaattcttttgtgtgtagtttgtggagttgggctagattgtatattggtAAGGAGCGTATGTCCCTTATAGGGTTCCTAGAATGGTTGGCGTCCAACTAAGGGATGGTGAGGCTcgttgtttttttggctttttgaggggtttgttgctttgtataccccctgtatacttgtaactctttgcccttcattaatatatcttgttttacttatcaaaaaaaaaaatatatgtctGCAATCTCATTACTTAATATTGGTCTTTCAGGACTGAACTCTGTCGCTTCAGTGGTGCAAAGATATACCCTGGTAAAGGTATCAGATTTGTTAGATCTGATTCACAGGTAAAAATGTGGATTTAATTACATATTTTCAAGTCtcatatgaatatttaatttgcttgattgcctatcaaaaaatatttaatttccttGATTTATTTAGAGAGCAGTGTTGGGGTTGTTATTGTGCTTTTTATATTCTGAATGtccattaatatttatataatctcGTAATTGATCAATTGTTAGGTATTTCTATTTGCCAATTCAAAATGCAAGAGATACTTTCACAACCGACTTAAGCCTTCAAAGCTTACCTGGACGGCTATGTATAGAAAGCAACATAAGAAGGTGGAATGTCTTTTAATGATACTTCATTCATTGAAAAGTTTGCTATATGCAGCTGTATCATGTGGTTGGACAttacaaattttcttctttcatctATATGCAACTCACAGGACATAGCTGCGGAGGCTGTGAAGAAGAGGCGTCGTGCCACCAAGAAGCCATTCTCCAGATCCATAGTTGGTACTACCTTGGAGGCGATACAGAAGAGGAGAACTGAAAAACCAGAAGTTCGAGATGCTGCTAGGGAGGCTGCTCTTCGGTATGATTTCTTTCTGCTTATTAGTTTCCCTTGCACCCACCCTTCACCAATTCATGCACTCTATACCATGCCCATTAGCACACTCTCACAGGGACATAATCAGAGCTCACATTCATATATAAGTGGCAATCTGCTGGATGGTAACTGACATTTTCTGGGACCAGATCCACCAGGACTCAGATCCATGTATAAGGAATCTGGATCTAGAAGCTCTGTTACTGCAACAAGAACCAACCGCTTAGCCCCCTGTTTGAGTGGTAATAGGTTTCTTTTAATTCTATCTTCTGAAGAGCCTTATAATGTGCAGTGAAATTAAGGAGAGGGTCAAGAAAACCAAGGATgagaagaaagcaaagaaagcAGAAGTGATGGCCAAAACTCAGAAGTCTCAGAGCAAGGGTAATGCAGGCAGGGCTGCTGCACCAAAGGGCCCGAAActaggaggtggtggtggaaaaCGCTGAGCTACCAGCTCTGGACAGGTAAAAGCTAGGAAGTTGTCCTTTTGGAAGATACTGTAGtgaattttaatcattttttttttccaaattttgtgTTGGATATAGTTCCATCTACTTAATTTTTGAAGTGAACTTGAGGAGTTTTAAACTTTTTACGTTTCATTTATGGTCTTTTTTCCTCCTAACCATTGGTTGAGTGATAGCATATTTCATTACCTAGTATTGGGCCCCTGTGAAAACCTAATTCATTATCGAAACATATGAATCCAAGATTTATGTGGTCTAATTTGACAGACTACATACATTCTAAGGTGAATGAAAGAGGTCAAACTCAAAATGTCATTCAGGTCTGGAATTATATGCAtgataaatgaattatttttatggaAAGTAAATGGCATTGAAGGCTCCAACACTGAGCATTTGATTCTGTCTTGACACTTctgtatttatttaaaatgatggGAAATGGTTCTCATATTATTGTTCTTGGGTAAGCACCGCtatgggagaaaaaaaaacctcgACAGGATCTTGAGTATTTCACACTGCAAGAATTTCTGTGATTCCATTTGTCTCCTTGATATGGTTTTCCATGAGTCAGAACAGCCGAGTAGCTGGGTTTTCTGCTGTATGACAATATGCAGGAAATCTCCCTAGTCTGATTAGGATTTTGAGACTGACAATTTGATTGCAGTGTCTTATAGCTTATATGCCATCATGTCCACTCAATCTTTTTGGAAGTCCATACCCAAACATCTTATGAAGGAAACATTCGGATCCAAATTTGTGAAATGtcaacccaacccaacccaacaaGACAACGAATTTACTCGAGTCTACCAACAACATTGTAGCTTCTCATAGGCTATTTATCAAATTccgatttttccttttttttattctcttattCCTTccaagtataaaataaaaaatggagacCTACCTAATCCCACACCCCATCCCATATTAGTTTTTAAGGCCAAAGAGCCATTTTTTAAGGTGGATGATACCCTCAAAAACTTCAGAAAGTTTAGAATAATGGTTGTCATGAGTGGTGTACCGTTTCTATATTCCATCATCTTTTCACGGTATTTGTTTTTTCCCATTCTTTCTAGCACTTTTTTCAGCTTTCTTATAATGTTAAAAACAAATGATGACAAATTTTCAGGAAACGTGTGGGGAGTGGTGGGAGGTAAAGCCTTACTACTACCACTTCAACGTGTGTTTGCAACTTTGAATAAGAAAGAGATAGGTTGAGCAATAATGAAGATTATGGAAAGAGAAATTATAAAGGTAATTAAggtaaatgatgataaaaatgtaaaataaagatgtaagaagttaattatttttacttattacttgttattttttattttaaatcatatcattcaattattttactaaatatgtttaatttatttaattatttaaattaattattaagtcactttatcaaacatccattttattttcttcacatgTTTTTAacattgtctttttttttaattaaagttcATAAAATTAGAATATCCTTTTCTGTTTGGGATGATaacaaaatttacaaatagATTGACATTTTAGCTCAAATCTAATAAGGAACCAAATCgaaaagggttatttgattaaaagggtgaatgaaaacccaattttcatttggataaaaatacccttattatttttttataaaaacaaaaaaagtctaagtataaatacttaaaatggtAAAtaacatttatgtcaaaaatatgttacttgtaaaaaatggttaaattcaCAATTTGTGattatttcatctcttttaatcaaatatttcaatccaaaaccaattactctttttcacattttttgttttgaaaaatgttcCTCTAAAAACAAGGGCAATTCAAAATACACCTCACTATTTCCTGTTTCTCATACACAAGCTCAATTCAAATCACACCTCACTTTCAAGCAACCGCTAAGTTTTCACATGGACAGATAGACTGATAGCCACAGCAACAAAAACATTGCCAAAATTCATCAACACACTAATACTTAAGTTGAATGACTCAAGTTACTACTTAATCACTTAatcttaaattaagttatatttaagttcttaatttaaaacttattatttattattacttttaagtattaagattgataaaattaatttaaaatttattataaatcattaaattgatatatttattcttataaattataattatgataaaagaaatccagtaataataaaaatcatgaaataataaaaaaaacgcTGAAAATAATTAGGGGAAACgagataaaaagataaaataaaaataaaaataaattatttttatttaaaattattttaaactttaaatggtatcattaagttattttaaaaatatatttaatttattttaaaatttaaattaaattattaattcattttaagtGATTTAAGTGAGTTAATCGTACACCCCCTAGaaccaaaaacacaaaaaaagggAGTGGAATTGGGTGGGTGCCTCCCCTGATAACTTGACGAACCGTAGGGAAGTGAGCAGCTCGCCATTTGCATTCAGTTGAGTCAAAGGACGCATGCTTTTCCTCCTACTACAACAACCAAAAACTCTTCATTTCTCTCTCTggacattttctctctctaaaatggCGCTCTCTCGGCTCCGCCACCCTATAGTCTCTCGCGCCCCTTCCCTCTTCAGAGCTCGCATCCTCTCCTCCACCGCCTCCAGATCGCTCCCTCAGTACTCTCCCTCtctttctatttgttttctgttttatttgatttggcTGCATTTTTGGTTTCCTTGTAATCTAATGGACTGATTCATTTTAGTTTCTTGATtcatgttgaaaatttttatttggtggTTAACAGGTTTTTGTGATACCATGTAGAATATTGTAGTTTTGGGTGTTTATTTCgttgtgttttttcttctttttttttttttttttttttttaattcggtgtgcaatttttcttttctttccttttcttttcttttttggatggATTTGGGGATCGTAGAATTGTGAATTGGTTTTGGTGTGTGAAGTAGATGGACCGTGGGATTGGAATTAGGATGGGATTTGTTGCGACTAAATGCAGAGCAATAATTGGGGTGTTCGGGATTGTTGGATTTGTGTCAAAATCGCTTGATATATtctaaagtttgaaaatttgacgTTGAAAGACAGCTTGAGAAATGATGTTGCAACTACCTCTCGAAGTTGTGATGTGATCATGTGGATCATCTGACATATTATATTGGTTGTGCAATTCTCTGAACACAAGGATAGTAGGTGTTGGTAATTCCACTATTTTTTGTGCTTAGAGACAGGTTATAACTTAGTTATGTGTGGCTTCTGAGAAATGTAGGAAAGAAGAGAGTTCGAACGTTGGGTCTTTTCTTATTtaggaacaaaaaaaagaacaaaagctTCTGATCGATTGATCCTAatgcaaaattttgttttatttttctttccttagtttTCTCAGCAATCAAATGGAAGGTTAGATAAAAACTTGAGGTAATACTGTTTTCTGCTTAATGCAAGTAATCATTGCCACTTGGGTTGTACTAATGGTTTATGATGCAGTTAAGGACTTTAAGTTATGAATTAGTTGCTGCATGGATTAAGGTATACTCAGATTAGTGTTAAGAATTGTTCAATTAGACATAAGTCATATGACTCATATATGCTTATGTATGGATGCATGTGTCATGCACATGTGCTCAAGGTTGGATATGTTTAATGTATTATGACAAACCCTTGTGGTAGGCTACCTTGATACTTGGATGGATTGGAATGACCCCCCAGCTTCAACAACTTCACAAATTTACCATTGgagttattttctttttccattggTCCTTGgcttttgacttttttcttttcttttcttttcttttcttttcttttctttcagttGATTCATTTGCTCTGCCACTTTTCTACAGAGGAGAGTGGTTGGTGTTACAATTACAGTATGCATTGAAgataatgattgaaaatttacGAGAAGATAAACGTCATGGTGCATATCATTTTTTCATATGctactaaaaatatgaaataaggGAAATAATAATGccaaaaaataaactaaattatgcgcttttactttaaattttgcATCTTTTTTCAATGAgaatttgaaaagttaaaatatgtaTTTAGTCATAGTATTATTTAATCCATATGGAAGGCTGGAGCCTTTATGTAGCTTGTGGCTAATAGGAGGGACAATGCCAATAATTTGCTTCAACAAAGCCTTCAGTCATGAGTGATTGATGTCTTATGTGTTCAGACAATGGGGAGATGGTAGATCTCCTTTTCCTTAATTGTTCAACAAGAAGGAAGCTTAGACTCTTCAcattttccatggaatggatACCCCATAAAACAGCAATTAGTCTGATGGTAATGACTTTTAATAGGTTTGGAGGCAACCATAAGAGTAGGATACTTAGGCGCATATCTACAAATGTTTTTTTAGGTGATCTAGTTGGAGAGGAATGCCAAGACTTTTTAGGATAAATGGAGACCTATTGAATCAATTTGGGATGTGGTGTTTTGCTTCTCTTCTGTTTGGTTTAGTTTCCCCAAATTTTTTGCACATCTTTGTTAAGTGACTCATCCTAGAGTGGAAAGTTGCTTGTTGTTTGAGGAGTAGGCCTACAATAGTGTTTTTTGACCAGATTTTTTCCTTTGGTGGGTCAATTCAAACTCAACTTTAATAGTAGTTTTGTATGTTATCTAGAATAATTAAGCATTTGCTGAGTTTTCCAAGATCATAAGAAAGGGGTGGTTAGAGATTTTTCCATTCTTGTTGGAGGGTTTGGTGATAGAGGCCCAGGTACTACCCTTGTGGGAATGCTTGATCCAAGTCAATACTTTAGGCTTCAGTAATTTCTTAGTGGAGAATGATTCATTGACAATTATATCTTGGATATCCTAAAGAAATAGGCCCTTGGATGTAGGGTTCTTTACTACCTAGGACTTTAGATTTGTCTTTGGAGTCAAGGTGTTTCTTCGATGCGTTTCTTGCTTAGTCAACCATTTGCTAGGTTCTTTGCATTAGCATGGTGCAATTAGCATGGAGGAGTTTTTTGTGGTGAATCACATGCCTccattatttgttatttatttgtgtctttgtttttcttttatcatgaATGACAATGAGTgaataatagaaatttatttattgtatattttGGGGACCTAAGCTATTTCTTAAATTGCCAATAGATACAAAATATAAGGTACAAAGTTTAATGAAAGGTCTGTGTACCTCAACTAAATGCAAATTCAAAGCCCAAAATGTATCTTCAAGTGTTTATGGGATTGCCCTAGTTCTTCTCCTCAACTTTGGATACAATTAGGCATCTCCTACATCTTCAACCTTTTTTAGGTGGAGTTTGGTGAataagtgaaaagaaaattgaaataaaaattgggaaattgaattttgCTTGGATTGACATGCTTTGGTAGACTACTAGTGAAAGTCCTAACTAACAAGCTTAAAAAAGTGGTAGGTAAAGTGGTCTCAGCTTTCCAACCATTTGGAAAGGGAAAGCAGATTTTGGATGCGATCCTCATTGCTAATGAAGCCATTGGCCCTAGGATGAAAAGTGTCGAGAAGGGAGTCCTTTGTGAGCTGGATATTGAGAAGGCTTTTAATCATGTCACCTAGAACTTCCTAATAGtagttttggataaaaaatggGATTTGTTCTTGAGTGGACAAGTTGGATCAAGTGGTGCATCTCTGTGGCTTGTTTCTTCGGTTTGGTACATGGAACCCTTTGACTACTTTCAAAGTTCTAGAAGATTGAGGTAGAGAGAACTTCTACCGCCATATCTCTTTATCCTAGCTATAGGCTCTCTTGTCTATCCTATATAGGGCAAAGGAAGGGGGTTTTATCTTAGGCTTCTCAGTTAGTGGAAGAGGAGAGGGAATGGAAGTGTCCCATTCGCTTTTCACTGATGATACTCCTATCTTTTGTGATACctcaaaagagaaaataaaacactagagtTGGActttcatgtggtttgaggcaatcATAGTCCTTAAGATCAATATGGAGACAAGTGAATTAAGCCCTTGGGGAGGTTGCCTATGTGGAAGAGCTTGCTAGAGTCTTTGGTTGCAGTGTAGGGTATCTTGACCTTCCACTAGGAACTCATTTCAAATTAACTCGGATTTGGGCTGTGAAGGAGGAGAGATTTCAAGAATGACTTGTTATGTGGAAAAGATGGTACTTATTAAAGGTAGGAAAAATGACCCTATTTAAGAGTGTCCTTTCTAGTTTGTCAATTTACTTCATGTCCTTGTTCATTATTTCGAGAAAGGTGAGTTTAAGGTTGGAAAGAATCCAAAGAGACTTCGTTTGGGGGAAAGGGGCTCTTGAGAGCAAGCCGCACTTGGTGAGTTGGTCTTTAATTTGCTAGGACAAGAGAAGTGAGGGGAATACTACCCATCCTTAACAAGCCACTGCTTAGCAAGTCGTTGTGGAGAATTTCTTGTGAGAGTGGCTCCCTTTGGAAGCGGGTAATTTGGGGAGGTACTGGGAGGGGTGAGAGTGTGGAAGGCTATCAAAAGCGGATGGGAAGACTTTAAAAGTAGAATGGTCTTTAGGGTAGGAAATGGTCAAAGGGTTAAGCTCTGAACGGATAGATGTTGTGAGAATGAGCCCTTAGAGGAGTCCtttcccacatttttttttccaccctCCCTAATCTACTCCCATGTCTTGACTACCCATGCATCTTTAATGGATGCTATTGAGAATAATGTGGGAACCCTAAGTTCACGAGACAGATTCATGATTGGGAACTAGACGAGGTGGAGGCCTTTTTTAGGTAATTATAGGCATAATCAATTTGCAATGGTTTAAAAGGTAAGATGATTTGGCATAACACAAATTATGGCATTTTCTTTGTTAAGTCTCTTTATCCCTCCTTTTTCATTGATAGTTTAGATGTGTTCCCTTCACGATTTTAGAATCCTTGGGTCCCTATGAGGGTGGGTTTTTCATGTGAGAAGCTACATGGGGGAGGATTTTGGCTATGGATCAACTTAAAAGAAGGGGATGGAGAATACCAAACAGATGCTATTTGTGCAAAGGAGGCAAAGAAACAATTGCTCATATCCTCCTTCACTGTTCAAAAGCAGTCATGTTGAGGCATCTTGTTTAGGCTCTTTTTGGGATAGAATGGGTGATGCACTTTAGTATGAGAGAGGTCCTCTTTAGTTGGTATAGATCTTTTGtcatgaagaagaaagaaagtttgGAGAGCTGCTCCCTTTGTGTGTTTTGGgctatttggaaagaaagaaagaaataagagagCTTTAGAAAACATTGAAAAGGGGGACTAAACAATCAAATAAGCTTTCATGCATATTTTTTAGGAGTGAGTTAGAATCTACATAAGTGATAGTTCTTTGACCATGTTAGACTTCATTGATTGGCTGAGCTCTAGTTGAGGTGAGGaagttgttttttatgttaTCCCTTAGCTTTGTTTGGCCTTTTGGGGCCTTTGTATACAGTGTGTATACCTTGTGCACCCCTTTTATTAGGCATATTCTatctttgcctatcaaaaggaaaaaaaaaaaaaagacatgctCTGGTAAAATGCTGGATAGGTagtataggaaaaagaaagagtTAGAATTGGGTTGGAGAATAAATGGaagtaaaataagaagaaaagtaGGAAATAATGTAAGAGGAAAAATAGGCAGCAATCAATGAATCTTCAAATCTGCTTTATTATTCACCAAGAGTgacctttatatatattttttttttgataagtaagcacaTATATTAACAGAAGGCAAAAAAGccgcaaagcatacagggagtatacgagACAACTATGGCCTCCCAa
Proteins encoded:
- the LOC100252367 gene encoding large ribosomal subunit protein eL24: MVLKTELCRFSGAKIYPGKGIRFVRSDSQVFLFANSKCKRYFHNRLKPSKLTWTAMYRKQHKKDIAAEAVKKRRRATKKPFSRSIVGTTLEAIQKRRTEKPEVRDAAREAALREIKERVKKTKDEKKAKKAEVMAKTQKSQSKGNAGRAAAPKGPKLGGGGGKR